The Streptomyces phaeolivaceus genome has a window encoding:
- a CDS encoding ABC transporter permease → MTTKPLARPRRPAAEDTAPAPARVTIRGTARTSRRFTVPRAVRRASGPVGLVLLWFLTSATGLLPESVLASPVDVVRQAVELTKSGELPDAIAASGRRAATGFLIGAAVALSLSLLAGLFRLGEDVIDSSMGMFRAIPWVGLIPLFIVWFGIEETPKIALVALGVTYPLYFNIYGGIRSTDAQLVEAARMMGLGRLGLIAYVILPSALPGALVGLRYALSTAWLALVFAEQINADAGLGYLMSNAQQYFRTDVIVLCLAVYALLGLACDFAVRVLSRRLLTWRANFEGEA, encoded by the coding sequence ATGACGACGAAACCCCTGGCACGCCCCCGGCGGCCGGCCGCCGAGGACACCGCGCCCGCTCCGGCCCGCGTCACCATCCGCGGGACCGCGAGGACGTCCCGCCGGTTCACCGTCCCCCGTGCCGTGCGGCGCGCCTCCGGCCCGGTCGGTCTGGTGCTGCTGTGGTTCCTGACCTCGGCGACCGGGCTGCTCCCCGAGTCGGTGCTCGCCTCCCCCGTGGACGTCGTACGGCAGGCCGTGGAGCTGACGAAGAGCGGCGAACTCCCGGACGCCATCGCCGCGTCGGGGCGGCGGGCCGCCACCGGGTTCCTGATCGGGGCGGCCGTCGCGCTGAGCCTGTCGCTGCTGGCCGGGCTGTTCCGGCTGGGCGAGGACGTCATCGACTCCTCGATGGGCATGTTCCGGGCGATCCCCTGGGTGGGTCTGATCCCGCTGTTCATCGTGTGGTTCGGCATCGAGGAGACGCCGAAGATCGCGCTGGTCGCGCTGGGTGTGACGTATCCGCTGTACTTCAACATCTACGGCGGCATCCGGTCCACGGACGCCCAACTCGTCGAGGCCGCACGGATGATGGGGCTCGGGCGGCTGGGGCTGATCGCGTACGTGATCCTGCCGAGCGCGCTGCCCGGGGCACTCGTGGGGCTCCGGTACGCCCTGTCGACGGCCTGGCTGGCGCTGGTGTTCGCCGAGCAGATCAACGCGGACGCGGGGCTCGGCTATCTGATGAGCAACGCCCAGCAGTACTTCCGCACGGACGTCATCGTGCTCTGCCTCGCCGTGTACGCGCTGCTCGGGCTGGCCTGCGACTTCGCCGTACGCGTCCTGTCCCGTCGGCTGCTGACCTGGCGGGCCAACTTCGAAGGGGAGGCGTGA